In Candidatus Manganitrophus noduliformans, the genomic stretch TAGGGAACATCGGCTTCGATCCGATCTCCCTTCTTCTTGCCGAGGAGGGAAGATTCAAATTCGGAAGGAAAAGTATTTGAACCGATCTGTAAGGTGTACCCCTCTGCCTTGCCCTGATCAACCGGTTTCCCGTCGATCGACCCTTCGAAATCGATTATAGCATAATCGTTTGATTGGACGGCATGGTCCTCGGGAGAAGCCTCCAATCGCCCTTGATCATCCTGAAGCCGTTTCAGCGTCTGTTCGACCTCTTCATCGGTCACCTTGATCTCTTTGCGCGGGACCGGAATTCCCGAATAGTTCGCAAGCTGAATCGTCGGTTTGATCTCGACCGTGGCCGTAAAAAGAAGCGGCGCTCCTTTCTTTAGCTCGATCTTCTCGATCGACGGAAACTCGACGGGAGAGAGACCGGCCTCTTTAATCGCCCTTTGGTAATACTCCGGGACCAACTTCCGGACGATATCTTCTTCGACGGAAGGGCCGAACTTCTTTTCTAGAAGGGAGAGCGGCGCCTTCCCCGGACGGAAGCCGGGGAGCTTCGCCTTTTTCTTCAAATCGGAGTAAGCGATTTCGAATTCGCCGGAGACGACTTCTTGCGGGATTTCGATCTTAAGGGATTTCTTAACAGGTGTGATCTCTTCAACCTGGACTTTCATACGCTCCTTCCGAAAAACGTTTCCATTTTATCTCTGCTCAGTGTGATTGTCAATTGTTTACCCTGACGTCGCTTCGACTTACGCGTTCAACTGATTCTCATCCGGGCTGCTTTATGATCCTGTTTCTTGGGATCGCCGTGGTGTTGCCCCATCCCCGCACGCGCCTTATGGATAGGCGGCCTCCGACACGGAAGATCGGTGGAGCGTTTCATCTATCGATCGTGCATTGTGGATCGAGAGAGTTGGTGCGAGAGGGGGGACTTGAACCCCCACGGGGTGACCCACCAGATCCTAAGTCTGGCGCGTCTGCCATTCCGCCACTCTCGCATATATTGTTAGTTAAGGAAGGTCCCTTTATTGAATCGGAAAAGAGGAACGGATTATATCATGGAAGAAGCCAATCTGCAATCATTCCAGAGGCTCGGTCGATTCAGGGAGGCGCCGGGTCAGACCATCCGCTCCTGTAGGGGTTCAACAGGGTTGAACCCCATCTTTTATGAATTAAATATCTGTGATACATTGGGCGTCAGTTTTTCAGCCTTGATACTGCGCGAAAGGAGTGGGATGTCCGTCGGACTAAAAGAGATCCGGTCGGCCCGGGAGGCGATCGCCTCCTCCATCGATCGAACGCCGCTGGTGACATCCCGCTCGCTCACTCTCCGGGCCGGGCTTCCCGTTTGCCTGAAGCTGGAAAATCTTCAGAAGACCGGATCGTTTAAAATTCGGGGGGCGGCCAATCGCCTCTCTCGCCTGACGGCGGCGGAAAGGCGACGGGGGGTGATCGCCGCCTCGGCCGGAAATCATGCCCAGGGGGTCGCCCTCGCCGCGCGGACACTGCATGTCGCGTCCACGATTATCATGCCGGAAGGGGCTTCCCTCGCCAAACAGGAGGCGACCCGTTCCTATGGCGCGCGGGTTGTGATCCACGGAAAGAGTTTTGATGAGGCGATGAAGGAGGCGCGGCGGATCGCGGAAGCGGAAGGGAAGGTTTTGATCCATGCGTTCGACGATGACGCCATCATCGCGGGACAGGGGACCCTGGGGCTGGAGATCCTGGAAGAACATCCGGAAGTCGCGACAATCCTTGTCCCGATCGGCGGCGGGGGACTTGCCGGCGGGGTGGGGGCGGCGGTGAAGGGGATCGATCCGAAGATCCGGGTGATCGGGGTGACGGCGCCGGCCCGGCCGACCCTCGCCGACGGCATTGCGGTGAAACATCCGGGGCGCCGGACCCGGCCGCTCCTGGAGCGTCATCTCGATCAGATCATTTCGGTCCGCGAAGAAGAAATCGCCGAGGCGGTCCTCCTTCTCATGGAGCACAAGCGGATCATCGCCGAGGGGGCCGGAGCGGTTCCCCTGGCAGCTCTCTTGAACCACGGCCGCAGTATCCGCGGCCCGGTCTGCCTGATCATCAGCGGCGGGAACATCGATGTCACCCTTCTGGAGCGGATCATCGAGCGCGGCTTAGTCCGCACCGGCCGGCTGCTGCGGCTCTCCGTCGTGATCCCCGACCGCCCGGGGGCCTTGGCCGGGCTGACCGATGCGGTCGGCCATCTCGGCGCCAACATCGTCCACATCGTTCACGATCGCCTTTCACTGAACCTTCCCCTGTCGGAGACCCGCGTGGAGCTCTCGCTCGAGACGCGCGGTCCGGACCATAATCGGGAGATTCTCGCCGGTCTGGAGCGCCTCGGTTATCTCCTCTTTTGAAAGATTCGTCTCATCGACGATCAGGATGTTTTTGTGGGGGGGCCTCCGATCCATCTTCGGACCTGCCGATTTAGAAACCGCCGGGTGGCGGTCAGCGCCGGGCCGGGATCGCGCGCGCTCCAGATCCGGAACATCTTGGGGCCGTTAAACGACTGCGCCCATCGGGAGAGGGTCCACTCTTCGGTTTCCCGGTAGCATTGCAGGGCTTTCAGATCGCTCTTGGTATCGATCCATTTGATTCCGGCATGGTAATCCTCTTTGAAATGAAGCGATCGTCCAAGCTGCGCCAGATAGGCCCGCATCGGAAGATTGACCCCGGCCCGCGCGCCAAGGTCGATCGCCAGACCGAACCGGGGGTTGATTTCAAGGAGCCGGGGGGAGCCGTCGCGGCTGTCCCGTTTGAAGTCGAGGTGAGCGGCCCCGCGGTATTCGATCGACTGGAGGACCCGCAGCGCGGCCTTCGCGATGGCCGGATCGTGCACTGTGACGGCGAGGGTGCTGATTCCGCAATGAATCGGATAGGTCCGGATCCGGCGGGCGATAAAGTAGCCGAGCGGCTCCGAGCGGGCATTGAAGTAGGTATCGAAAAAATAGAGCTGATCGTCTCCGCCGGGAATATATTCCTGGATCAACACCCCCGGATGATGCGACCAGATATCACGGTAAAGGGTACGGAGGGCCTCCGCATCTTTTGCCTGAATCGCTTTGATCCCCACGCCGTATTGCTTCTGGAACGCGGCGCTCTTCCAGAAGACCTGCTGCATCGGTTTGAGGATGCAAGGAAAGGGGATCTCGGAAATCATCTTTTCGAGATCGCCCGGATCGTTTGGCTGCCAGGTCCTCGGAATCGGAAAGCCGTATTCGGCCCCCATCTTGTAAAAGAGCCCCTTATCTACCAAGAGATCGGCCTGCTTTTCCGGGGGGAGATCGATCAGAAAATAGCGCGAGAGGAGGTCGCGGTTCTTGGAGACGAAGAGAAAATCAGGCTCTCCGTTGCAGAAGAGAACCGACTTTCCCAGTCTTCTCCCGATCATCAGAAGGAGGTCCAGGGTCTCGCGGCAGTCCGGGTCGAAACTCGGCGCCACCACCGATTCGATGCAATAGCGTGATGCAAAGGCCAGGTGGTCTTTGTTGCAGGCGACCACCACGCAAGGAACCCCCCATTCCCCGAGACAACGTACCAGGCCTATCTCACCCAGCACCACGGCCGGCATCGGCTTGGGTGACAAATGTTTCCTCCCTACAGAAAGTTGGACTGACGTATCAGGAAAAATGTAAGGTAAATTTCCATAACCAACTATGGAGAGATGCAAAGAGCGCACCATCCGCCGGTATCATTATGGTTGCGATGGTAGCGTGCATTACCTGGTAAGGGATTAATTCTTTGCGAAGGAGACGCATTTTCTTTCTGGGATGTGAATTCTTTTTCATGAAAAGAGAAAGGTCTTCCTCAGCCATTTTTTGTTAAGGGCATTTCGGGCCCGAAAAACCGTTGACTCGACGATTTGAAAAGGATACGATTTAAAAAACAAAGGAGGTGAGAGATGCGTCAAAAAGGTTGGATGTTGGGAGCGCTGGCATTGAGCGTTGCGATTTCGGTGGGGGCGGCCGGATCAAGTTGGGCCTGCTCTTCGATGGGGCCCGATAAACACATGGGGGTCGTGAAGGCGATCGGCGCCCCGGAGGGGGCCTTTACCATCGTTGATGCCGAAACGGGAAAACCGATCCAATTTGTTGCGTCATCCAAACTGCTGGAAGGGGTGAAGGTCGACGATAAGGCGGTGGTGACGTTCAAAATGGACGGGGAGCGGCTTCTGGCAGAAAAGATTGAAGTCAGAAAATCATAGGTCTTATAAGTCGTATAAGACCTATTAAGCCCGATGCGAAAGTAGGGGCAGAGACCCTGCCCCTACTTTCGCTGCTCTAAATCAATAATTCCTTCCTGAACCCCTTTCATCGCCGCCTCGGTCCGGTCGTAAACGCCCATCTTGTGAAAGATGTTCCGGACGTGGTTTTTGATGGTCTTCTCGCTGAGTTGCAGCTCGCTGGCGATTTCTTTGTTGGTTTTCCCTTTGGCGACCCGCCGCAAGACGTCTACTTCTCTCCCGCTTAGATTGTACATTTGGCGGTCGGCTTTCTTGATCTGCTCGGGTCCGAGTTGTGAAAATTCGCCCAGAATCTTCCGGGCGATCGAAGGGTGAATGATCGACTCCCCCTTGTAGATCGATTGGATCGCCTTGACGATCTCGGAAGAGTCGGCATCCTTCAGAAGATAGCCGTGAACCCCGGTCCGAACCAGCTCGAAGATCGTTGCATCGTCATCGTGCATCGTTAGGACGATGATTCC encodes the following:
- the tig gene encoding trigger factor produces the protein MKVQVEEITPVKKSLKIEIPQEVVSGEFEIAYSDLKKKAKLPGFRPGKAPLSLLEKKFGPSVEEDIVRKLVPEYYQRAIKEAGLSPVEFPSIEKIELKKGAPLLFTATVEIKPTIQLANYSGIPVPRKEIKVTDEEVEQTLKRLQDDQGRLEASPEDHAVQSNDYAIIDFEGSIDGKPVDQGKAEGYTLQIGSNTFPSEFESSLLGKKKGDRIEADVPYPADYPNKEIAGKSVRFKVHVKEIKNKVLPPLDDELAKDIGLSSLEELRGKIKNTLLEQRTAQQEHDQKNLLMKKLVEMHSFDVPESMVDRELHTMIDRLQERVQQPLDHESLHKEYESTAKERVKGTLLLNEIADAEKMEVTEQEIDEEINRLAQRAKVSPQEAKRAIHQQQGSLEGLKARIREEKALNRVYSLAQFEDKGETE
- a CDS encoding pyridoxal-phosphate dependent enzyme, giving the protein MSVGLKEIRSAREAIASSIDRTPLVTSRSLTLRAGLPVCLKLENLQKTGSFKIRGAANRLSRLTAAERRRGVIAASAGNHAQGVALAARTLHVASTIIMPEGASLAKQEATRSYGARVVIHGKSFDEAMKEARRIAEAEGKVLIHAFDDDAIIAGQGTLGLEILEEHPEVATILVPIGGGGLAGGVGAAVKGIDPKIRVIGVTAPARPTLADGIAVKHPGRRTRPLLERHLDQIISVREEEIAEAVLLLMEHKRIIAEGAGAVPLAALLNHGRSIRGPVCLIISGGNIDVTLLERIIERGLVRTGRLLRLSVVIPDRPGALAGLTDAVGHLGANIVHIVHDRLSLNLPLSETRVELSLETRGPDHNREILAGLERLGYLLF
- a CDS encoding ATP-grasp domain-containing protein, whose product is MSPKPMPAVVLGEIGLVRCLGEWGVPCVVVACNKDHLAFASRYCIESVVAPSFDPDCRETLDLLLMIGRRLGKSVLFCNGEPDFLFVSKNRDLLSRYFLIDLPPEKQADLLVDKGLFYKMGAEYGFPIPRTWQPNDPGDLEKMISEIPFPCILKPMQQVFWKSAAFQKQYGVGIKAIQAKDAEALRTLYRDIWSHHPGVLIQEYIPGGDDQLYFFDTYFNARSEPLGYFIARRIRTYPIHCGISTLAVTVHDPAIAKAALRVLQSIEYRGAAHLDFKRDSRDGSPRLLEINPRFGLAIDLGARAGVNLPMRAYLAQLGRSLHFKEDYHAGIKWIDTKSDLKALQCYRETEEWTLSRWAQSFNGPKMFRIWSARDPGPALTATRRFLNRQVRRWIGGPPTKTS
- a CDS encoding response regulator transcription factor, which produces MTKIRILIADDHRVVREGLAAILKSRSDMDVVGEAINGFEVIEKTKALKPDVILMDISMPQMNGVEATRAVRKISPEIGIIVLTMHDDDATIFELVRTGVHGYLLKDADSSEIVKAIQSIYKGESIIHPSIARKILGEFSQLGPEQIKKADRQMYNLSGREVDVLRRVAKGKTNKEIASELQLSEKTIKNHVRNIFHKMGVYDRTEAAMKGVQEGIIDLEQRK